The Coccidioides posadasii str. Silveira chromosome 2, complete sequence genomic interval TCCGTATCCTTGTTCCGAGTCCACTCCATGTCGATCTCGCGTTTCTATTACCTGTGCGTGTGGAAGGCTCacggaggaaaagaaatgCAGCTCTACTCGCGAAAAGCCGAGAACCTCTGATGAAAAATTAAAATGCGATGATGAATGTGCGCGTCTAAAACGAAACCGTGACTTGGCTTCCGCTTTGAATATTGATATAGATCCGGTTACAACTACAGCTGCCAATCCAACTGTAGGGCCACAGGACTCGGATACTCTGCCATATTCGGACGATACCCTCGACCTGTACGTTCAGCTATCCTCCTCTTCGACATTGGCTACCCTTCAGGGCTATGAAGCAAGCCTTCATGCACTCGCTACCCAAGACTCGCAAAAATCGAACCGCTTTCCACCATGCCGTTCCCAACTTCGTGCCTTTATCCATTCTCTTGCCGGGGACTGGGGATTCCAATCCGAAAGTTTTGACCCGGAGCCAGTTCGCCATGTTTTTGTGTACAAAGCTCCGGGGTGGATCTCACCAGGTGTCGCTGCCGCCGGCCAAACGAGGATTGGCATTCGTGGTCTAAGCGTCATTGAGTGTATTAAATTACGAGAGCGTGAACGcgcaaaggaaaaagaagctaggAGAGCAGCCGCTGAAAAGGCAAGACATGAAGCTGAACAACTGAACGATGAATGGACAGTCCTGGAACAGAAGGATGAACATGGGTGGTCGAGAGTTGTatcgaagaagaagccaCAGTGGTGGAATGATAGTGATATTCAGAAGCTTGCACCGAATTTAGCGCAGACTGGACCTGGCGAAGGTAGCAGTATGGGACTGAGCAGTGGCAGGTTTGGCAGTCTCATATTGAAAAGTGGTGTCGGTAGGGGAAAGGAAATGGATGGATCAAGTTCACGTCCTTCTTCGTCAGGGGGTCGAAAGAAGCCGGCTAGCGATGAGGAGGTCGTTGATGATTGGGAGGAGGAGattgaaaaagaagagaaagcaggagagaaagaaaaagaggaggagaaagagaagcaggAGCCGTCTGATGTCCTTGCGCCTGATCATCAGCCTTGGGATTGGGCTTCTGAAGGGGAAGGCGAGTCATATATTGTCGAAACCGGGTTTCCAATCGTTGGGAATTGATTCTCCTCTGGGAAAGGGTGCAGATAGCGCTGGTGAAACGTTGACCTGTGGTGCACAGGAGGATTTAGGAAATATGTAGttactccatactccatgCTCCATAGAGGCGGTATCAATACCAAAGGTGTCAGAGGCTTGATCATTTCTTTCTCGCCCCGTACTTAATTCTTTGAATTGAATAATATGGATGTTGGAATATCTTGGCGTCTATGGCACTATACCACGCAACATCCATCAGCTATAGGTTCTCTGTCGTGGACGACCCATCTGGTGAGCTACCGGACTTGCAGTCTCCCATCTCAACCACTCAAGCATTATCCTTGCAGTTGAAGGATCTGGTAACTGATCAAAGGTGCACGGAGTAGTGGATAGATAATCCCTAACATGGAAAAGACTGAGGAGTGCATTTATTCATGTTGATTTGAATACGAAAGCCGCACGAGTTTAATTTCCCATGGTTGGTTTGCTGGGCTTGGAGGCTTTTCGAGGTACCCGGATTTTATTCACTCTCGGCAATCTATTATTATGCAGTATTATTGCACTCAAAGTTTTGTAACTAGAACGTGGCTGTAACGCGgaatatgtacggagtatatagCTAGAGCAATCGGGTTGTCTCTGGGCTGAACCTTGACAAGCAGGAAATCAAGAATGGCGGCTTTCGATCCTATAAGTCGGGTACCGAAGAAGATCAGGATTTTATCTCTGCGCAGAAAGTCAATGGATCCCGGTTGCTACCCGACTGCAAAGCTTGGGATCGGCCGAGCAATGGCTCTCGTGGTCAGGGATGATCCGGGGTAGCAAGGTAGCAGTAACAGGGATCGCTGGATGGAGCACACAGCACTCCCTGCGTTCTGAGCTGACTCTCGGACAGCTTCGGCGGCTAAAACTCACCGAGCATTCAAAACGCCGAGAATAAAATAATGATGGGCAGATTTCGTCGAGAGTTCTGTGGTTTGCCAACTCTTCTGAGTAACATGGGAATGGTTGAGTTAACTAATAGCATAAGCTTTTGGCCTTTTTTGAGTCTCGGGCAAACTGAGCACTTAGCTAACCATCGTCTCTCTGTAAATTTCTTCCAAGTCGCCTGCAAAAACCGGACCGACTTGCTGTCCGGTCATTGCTCTATTCTTCGTATTCTAAGTCTCCGGTTCGGCCAGCCAGTCATAAGGACTAACTAATTCTATctgctcttctcttcaccAGTTCAAGAGACGCGATGCAACGTCCGCGTTAAGCTCGGGTTGCCGATCCGCTCGATATTTCTCCTAGACAAAGTATTGTTCTTCAGTGGCACGGGACTCATTcgttagttagttaatgCAACGTTGATCCATCCAAGCCGTGGCTTTTGCACAAGGTTTCTCTTCCGACCCAGTGTCTTTACCCAGCAAACCGAACGGCCAAGCGACCGGGACCAACGTCCCCGCGGGACTCAGCGTTGCACGACCTTTTTACCCCAGGGTACTGGATCGCTTTCATTATTTAATACCAGGCACCCCGCGCGAAAAGCCGAAAGGCTTTTcctctctccttttctcgGGATGCTACGTAGCTTGCTCATCATGATTTCTCCGGCTGTCCTTGCGCTGTGCGTTGGCTTTTACATCTTTTCTACCTTCGCCGATTTAAGTTGCGCAACGCCGATTAGACGCCATTCGTCTTACCCATGGCTGAATCAAGGCTCTGGTAGGCCTGATTCTGGCCAGGAGGTTGATGCTTGGGCGAGACAAGATGATCGACTGGGTGCGGTGGCGAGTGAGAGCTCCATATGTAGCGGATTTGGGGTTGATATGCTGAAGCTGGGTGGAAATGCTGCCGATGCTGTGAGTATTTGATCTACATGCTGATGGTCATACGCTGGATCTGGGGGCTACCTCTGGAACTGTGAAGTTTTGCGAATCGGGTGCTGATTTGGAATGGCCGTCACTGTAGATGGTAGCCACAGTCTTTTGTGTCGGAGTAGTTGGTATGTCGTGAATTTCGACATCTCCAAGCAAAAGCTGGAACTGAATTTTTCCCATAGGAATGTACCATAGTGGCATTGGCGGTGGAGGATTCATGCTTATTCGATCGCCGGATGACACATATGAGTTCGTCGACTTCCGCGAGACGGCCCCTGCAGCGGCCTTCCAGGACATGTACAACAACAACACCGATGCTTCGATTTTCGGTGGCCTAGCAAGGTAGGAGAAAATGCTCTGCGTCTACTGGATGGAGTCTGGAGGCTAAACTTCCACGCTCCAGCGGTGTCCCTGGTGAAGTTCGGGGACTTGAATATCTGCACAAGAAGCATGGGCTTCTTCCATGGCGCCTCGTGATGCAGCCCGCTATCCACACTGCCCGTTACGGATTTCCCGTCACCGAAGATTTAGTCCGTTACATGAGAGAGGCCActgaaggaaaagaagactTCCTGACAAACAACCCGACTTGGGCGCTGGATTTTGCTCCTAACGGTACACGACTTGGACTTGGAGACACTATCACACGAAAACGATACGCAAATACCCTCGAAACGATTGCCAACTATGGTGCCGACGCGTTCTATTCCGGTGCTATTGCGGAGACCATTATCCAGGCTCTCCACGCACAGAATGGCACGATGACCTTGGAGGACTTGAAGAATTATACGGTCGATATCAAGGAAACTGCGCAGATAGATTATAGAGGATTCAAAGTCACGAGTACATCTGCTCCATCAAGTGGTGCAATTCTTTTGAGCACTTTGAATATTCTAGAAGGTTATGATGATTTTTTCGCCCAAGGAACTACGGATCTGAGCACTCATCGTTTAGATGAAGCAATTCGATTCGCATACGGTCAAGTTAGTCATCTCCAATAACACGCACTGATAGTAGCTATTTACTAATCAATTATGCAGAGAACACATATGGGAGATCCGCGCTTCGTCGAAGGACTTGGTGAGTTCCAGCAGGATATACTGAATAAATCCGTCTCCGCTCAGATTCGCGGTAAAATCTTGGATGAGCGCACTCAGAATATCTCTGCATACGAGCCATCCGGCTTTGAGATTCTTGAAACGTATGTGTAACAAGA includes:
- the FAP1_2 gene encoding FKBP12-associated protein (EggNog:ENOG410PGHN~COG:K), with product MKTVRSVRTLWKRSVSVEERRPSNHVRSLTANVLSYVQSPPNVAPIHASGSVIGRESARIRTALARRHVESVSKLADIPAKSAAMLRILVPSPLHVDLASTREKPRTSDEKLKCDDECARLKRNRDLASALNIDIDPVTTTAANPTVGPQDSDTLPYSDDTLDLYVQLSSSSTLATLQGYEASLHALATQDSQKSNRFPPCRSQLRAFIHSLAGDWGFQSESFDPEPVRHVFVYKAPGWISPGVAAAGQTRIGIRGLSVIECIKLRERERAKEKEARRAAAEKARHEAEQLNDEWTVLEQKDEHGWSRVVSKKKPQWWNDSDIQKLAPNLAQTGPGEGSSMGLSSGRFGSLILKSGVGRGKEMDGSSSRPSSSGGRKKPASDEEVVDDWEEEIEKEEKAGEKEKEEEKEKQEPSDVLAPDHQPWDWASEGEGESYIVETGFPIVGN
- a CDS encoding uncharacterized protein (EggNog:ENOG410PGQX~COG:E~MEROPS:MER0003580), whose product is MLRSLLIMISPAVLALCVGFYIFSTFADLSCATPIRRHSSYPWLNQGSGRPDSGQEVDAWARQDDRLGAVASESSICSGFGVDMLKLGGNAADAMVATVFCVGVVGMYHSGIGGGGFMLIRSPDDTYEFVDFRETAPAAAFQDMYNNNTDASIFGGLASGVPGEVRGLEYLHKKHGLLPWRLVMQPAIHTARYGFPVTEDLVRYMREATEGKEDFLTNNPTWALDFAPNGTRLGLGDTITRKRYANTLETIANYGADAFYSGAIAETIIQALHAQNGTMTLEDLKNYTVDIKETAQIDYRGFKVTSTSAPSSGAILLSTLNILEGYDDFFAQGTTDLSTHRLDEAIRFAYGQRTHMGDPRFVEGLGEFQQDILNKSVSAQIRGKILDERTQNISAYEPSGFEILETPGTSHISSADRNGLAISLTTTVNLYFGSKVMVPETGIIMNNEMNDFSIPGSDNAFGYRPSPANYIRPGKRPLSSICPTIVTHPNGTMYFITGAAGGSRIITSTLQSVINVLDRHMTAPQALAEPRLHDQLVPNLTEVEWSFDNSTVEFLIDRGHNITRVEHASSTVQSIRVLSNGTFEAAGEPRQLNSGGLAI